A single Silvibacterium dinghuense DNA region contains:
- a CDS encoding zinc-ribbon domain containing protein: protein MDFVDRTLKCVDCGSDFVFTAGEQLFFHDKQFKNDPKRCKNCKAKRASGPGAVRSETRTVCSECGMETTVPFKPTQGRPVLCRQCFQQKRAAPQAS from the coding sequence ATGGACTTCGTAGATAGAACTTTGAAGTGCGTGGATTGCGGAAGCGATTTCGTTTTTACTGCGGGCGAGCAACTCTTTTTTCACGACAAGCAGTTTAAGAACGACCCCAAGCGATGCAAAAACTGCAAGGCGAAGCGGGCTTCCGGGCCGGGTGCCGTGCGTTCGGAGACGCGGACGGTGTGCTCTGAATGCGGAATGGAGACAACCGTGCCCTTCAAGCCGACGCAGGGGCGTCCAGTTCTCTGCCGACAGTGTTTCCAGCAGAAGCGCGCTGCCCCGCAGGCGAGCTAG
- the infC gene encoding translation initiation factor IF-3 produces MDKRSAKQFIRINERIRAREVRVIDDAGEQLGIMPPFEALKVARERGLDLVEVSPNAVPPVCRIQDYGKFLYEKDKSDRAARKKQKIIVIKEVKFSVTVDEHDYQTKKNQAVRFLTEGDKVKASLRFKGRQMAHRELGYAIINRLIQDIGDAGTVEFMPRMEGTTLHAILAPGKKEAPKKPAAPPKAPAPAAPAAPATPAATQA; encoded by the coding sequence ATCGATAAGCGTTCGGCCAAGCAGTTTATCCGCATCAATGAAAGAATCCGCGCACGCGAAGTGCGCGTGATTGACGACGCCGGCGAGCAGCTCGGCATTATGCCGCCTTTTGAAGCCCTGAAGGTCGCCCGCGAGCGCGGTCTGGATCTGGTTGAGGTTTCGCCTAACGCGGTTCCGCCGGTATGCCGTATCCAGGATTACGGCAAGTTCCTGTACGAGAAGGACAAGAGCGATCGGGCCGCGCGCAAGAAGCAGAAGATCATCGTGATCAAGGAAGTGAAGTTCTCGGTCACGGTCGACGAACACGACTACCAGACCAAGAAGAACCAGGCTGTCCGCTTCCTGACCGAAGGCGACAAGGTCAAGGCTTCGCTTCGCTTCAAGGGCCGCCAGATGGCGCACCGCGAGCTTGGCTATGCGATCATCAATCGCCTGATCCAGGACATCGGCGACGCCGGCACGGTCGAATTCATGCCGCGCATGGAAGGCACGACGCTGCATGCCATCCTCGCCCCGGGCAAGAAGGAAGCGCCGAAGAAGCCCGCCGCGCCACCCAAGGCTCCGGCGCCTGCCGCACCCGCTGCTCCTGCCACACCTGCGGCGACACAGGCATAA
- the tnpC gene encoding IS66 family transposase: protein MSKLPDDPDALKAIIMRLQGERDDLHTTNLRLQVELDRLKKRYYGPRADRLETMTDLAQMLLSFAEALDQKPVHPEDAAGSPPEQSQQPQQPAQQQRHLEKSKGRRNLAKFENLPTTTFVHELSAEQRACPCCGGQRKEIGSEQSWQIEYHPGHFERLEHIRKKYACAACETEGDGPQIKTAAKPEAAIEKGLAGPGLLSFIVTSKFADYLPLYRLEDIFARQGFEIARGTQSIWCGDVADLVEPLYHLMAVRVRLSHVVATDDTIMPMLQQGKTANARMWVYLGDGDHPYNVFDFTLDRHRNGPTHFLKDYNQVLLADAYGGYNGVVAGNQMTRAGCWAHLRRKVIEAEKAAPEIARQTISMIASLYATEKQAAGMAEAERLKLREEQSRPQLAVLREKLLDWKQELLPRHPMAEAISYALSQWQPLSVFCSDGAVPIDNNASEREMKRIVLNRKNSLFVGNPRGGKTAAILASITSTCRRLDLDPHRYLTQLLVNLPTTAPNQLPAWLPDQWKLTAFAQPE from the coding sequence ATGTCTAAGTTACCCGACGATCCGGACGCGCTCAAGGCGATCATCATGCGCCTCCAAGGCGAGCGCGACGATCTGCATACAACGAATCTGCGTCTGCAGGTAGAACTGGACCGGCTGAAGAAGCGTTACTACGGTCCCCGTGCGGACCGGCTGGAGACGATGACGGATCTGGCTCAGATGCTGCTCAGCTTCGCCGAAGCACTGGACCAGAAGCCGGTGCACCCGGAAGATGCTGCTGGTTCTCCACCGGAGCAATCACAGCAGCCACAACAACCAGCCCAGCAACAGCGTCATCTGGAAAAGAGCAAGGGACGTCGCAATCTGGCCAAGTTCGAAAACCTGCCGACCACCACCTTTGTGCATGAGTTGAGTGCCGAGCAACGCGCCTGCCCATGCTGCGGAGGACAGCGTAAGGAGATCGGTTCCGAACAGAGCTGGCAGATTGAATATCATCCTGGCCATTTTGAACGACTGGAGCACATACGCAAGAAATACGCTTGTGCTGCTTGTGAGACCGAAGGAGACGGGCCGCAGATCAAGACAGCAGCTAAGCCGGAAGCTGCAATAGAGAAAGGCTTAGCCGGCCCTGGCCTGCTGTCTTTCATCGTCACCAGCAAGTTCGCCGATTATCTTCCCCTTTACCGGCTGGAAGACATCTTCGCCCGTCAGGGCTTTGAGATCGCGCGCGGCACACAATCGATCTGGTGCGGGGATGTAGCCGATCTGGTCGAGCCCTTGTATCACTTGATGGCCGTGCGAGTGCGCTTGTCTCACGTGGTAGCCACCGATGACACCATCATGCCCATGCTGCAGCAGGGCAAGACGGCCAACGCAAGAATGTGGGTTTATCTGGGGGACGGCGATCATCCCTACAATGTGTTCGACTTCACGCTGGATCGCCACCGCAACGGCCCGACGCATTTCCTCAAGGACTACAACCAGGTGCTGCTTGCCGATGCTTACGGAGGATACAACGGCGTGGTGGCTGGCAACCAAATGACCCGCGCCGGATGTTGGGCTCACTTGCGGCGCAAAGTGATCGAAGCTGAGAAGGCGGCGCCGGAAATCGCGCGGCAAACCATCTCCATGATCGCTTCTCTCTACGCAACAGAAAAACAAGCTGCGGGCATGGCGGAGGCCGAGAGGCTCAAGCTACGCGAGGAACAATCTCGACCGCAATTGGCTGTCTTGCGGGAGAAGCTTTTGGACTGGAAGCAGGAACTGTTGCCGCGCCATCCCATGGCAGAAGCTATCAGCTACGCGCTGAGCCAATGGCAACCACTGAGCGTGTTCTGCTCCGATGGTGCCGTGCCTATCGACAACAATGCCAGCGAACGAGAGATGAAGCGGATCGTGCTGAACCGCAAGAACTCGCTATTTGTCGGAAACCCTCGCGGCGGAAAAACAGCGGCCATTCTGGCCAGCATCACCTCGACCTGCCGCCGTCTCGATCTGGACCCACATCGCTATCTGACACAGCTGCTGGTCAACTTACCCACAACGGCCCCCAATCAACTCCCTGCCTGGCTCCCCGATCAGTGGAAGCTTACAGCCTTCGCTCAGCCTGAATAG
- a CDS encoding response regulator, whose translation MKRRILLVDDELAILLTLKAVLEISGFEVETAASAREAKLKIRSGHYHMVMTDMRMESDSSGAEVVQAARKAAYQPAVAMLTAFPSTEVEGSGSDPDKLLVKPMNTSDLLLQIEALLVTHEDKKSKAAVAAAEVSPAPRKATGRKLASAR comes from the coding sequence ATGAAACGCCGCATCCTGCTGGTAGACGACGAGCTCGCCATCCTGCTAACGCTCAAGGCCGTGCTTGAAATCAGTGGCTTTGAGGTAGAGACCGCCGCCTCCGCCCGCGAAGCCAAACTCAAGATCCGCTCCGGCCACTATCACATGGTCATGACCGACATGCGCATGGAGAGCGACAGCTCCGGAGCAGAAGTGGTGCAGGCTGCCCGCAAGGCCGCCTACCAGCCCGCCGTCGCCATGCTCACCGCCTTCCCTTCGACCGAAGTCGAAGGTTCGGGTTCAGACCCCGACAAACTGCTGGTAAAGCCCATGAACACCAGCGACCTGCTGCTGCAGATCGAGGCCCTACTGGTCACGCACGAAGATAAGAAGAGCAAAGCAGCCGTAGCAGCTGCTGAGGTATCTCCTGCTCCACGAAAGGCAACTGGCCGCAAACTGGCCTCGGCCCGCTAG
- the tnpB gene encoding IS66 family insertion sequence element accessory protein TnpB (TnpB, as the term is used for proteins encoded by IS66 family insertion elements, is considered an accessory protein, since TnpC, encoded by a neighboring gene, is a DDE family transposase.) translates to MRDLDGASGTRIWLAAEPADMRCGFDRLAEQVRSVISQDPLSGHLFLFRSRRAERLKVLTWDRDGYVLWYKRLEQGVFKLPRLSPGTRSVQLRPSELAMILDGIDMTKLKRVPRYQRSTRSNREKAIV, encoded by the coding sequence TTGCGCGACCTGGATGGAGCTTCGGGAACCCGGATCTGGCTGGCCGCCGAGCCGGCCGACATGCGCTGTGGTTTTGACCGGTTGGCGGAGCAGGTCAGGTCGGTGATCAGCCAAGACCCGTTAAGCGGCCACTTGTTCCTGTTTCGCTCCCGTCGCGCAGAGCGCTTGAAGGTTTTGACATGGGACCGTGACGGATACGTATTGTGGTACAAGCGCCTGGAACAGGGCGTCTTCAAGCTGCCGCGCCTGTCTCCAGGGACTCGCTCGGTCCAGTTGCGCCCCAGCGAGTTGGCGATGATCCTCGATGGGATCGACATGACCAAGCTGAAGCGGGTCCCCCGTTACCAGCGAAGCACACGAAGCAATAGAGAAAAAGCAATTGTCTAA
- a CDS encoding YqcI/YcgG family protein: MISEVSVWTDRVLDQGTLGIAPDKEWKIRAYEEYRAKLRHPEYPCFFGQSGEIHGEMMYTFVSTGALSSLLANMRAFVRLIGLEEHRRSSLVAFFEPEKSLNDHAGFVDRFWNTLQFLHDHDTQPPLDRSPDHPLWEFSFEGCEMFVVGASPTYRLRRSRNLGPGMVLIFQPRTLFIDPETQEPISIEVRRRIHKRMLTYDGMPVHPDIGFYGQAANREWKQYALPDDNAPEHGSCPFHARQA, from the coding sequence ATGATCTCCGAAGTATCCGTCTGGACGGACCGTGTACTGGATCAGGGAACGCTGGGCATAGCCCCCGACAAGGAATGGAAAATCAGGGCATACGAGGAGTACAGGGCAAAGCTTCGGCATCCGGAATACCCCTGTTTCTTCGGCCAGAGCGGAGAAATTCACGGAGAGATGATGTACACGTTCGTCTCGACCGGCGCTCTCTCTTCACTGCTTGCGAACATGCGCGCATTCGTTCGCCTCATCGGCCTGGAGGAACATCGGCGATCGAGCCTTGTCGCATTTTTCGAGCCGGAGAAGAGCCTCAACGACCATGCGGGCTTCGTCGATCGCTTCTGGAATACGCTTCAATTTCTCCACGATCACGACACACAGCCACCCTTGGATCGGAGCCCCGACCATCCGCTATGGGAGTTCTCTTTCGAAGGATGCGAGATGTTCGTCGTCGGCGCATCGCCGACATACCGGCTGCGCCGCAGCAGGAATCTGGGACCGGGCATGGTCCTGATCTTCCAGCCACGCACGCTCTTTATCGACCCGGAGACTCAGGAACCCATCTCCATCGAGGTACGCAGGCGCATTCACAAGCGCATGCTGACCTACGACGGCATGCCCGTCCACCCCGACATCGGATTTTATGGGCAGGCCGCAAATCGGGAATGGAAACAATACGCTCTCCCCGATGACAACGCGCCCGAGCACGGAAGTTGCCCTTTCCATGCTCGGCAGGCCTGA
- a CDS encoding DUF262 domain-containing protein, which yields MSSPRSNPADDVQLSFITEEQKAAAEKEIVEHSKRIEFYLTEYTVELLASKMESGEFVIPPYQREDTWEPERKHRFIESLLMGLPIPFLFFWESPTSGKLEIVDGSQRLRTIQQFILGGMVLGELENLSSLEGMSFNDLPESRQRKIKNRSIRGIVLNEHADEQARFDLFDRINTGSKIANKAEVRRGALVGPFLNLVIELAQDDQFAALAPVPDKQAKLREREELVTRFFAYGDGLDGYEDRVSPFLFAYAKKMNAYLTENPTATDEYKKRFGQTMKFVSEIFPYGFRRTRDGVATPRARFEAIAIGTFLALKENPALTANQISVAQWLDSDEFREVTGSDGANAIARLERRIGFVRDRLLGIVK from the coding sequence ATGAGCAGCCCGAGGAGTAACCCGGCAGATGATGTGCAACTTTCGTTCATTACCGAAGAACAGAAAGCGGCTGCCGAGAAGGAAATCGTAGAGCACTCGAAGAGAATCGAGTTCTACCTCACGGAATACACTGTTGAACTACTTGCTTCCAAGATGGAAAGCGGTGAGTTCGTTATTCCCCCTTACCAGCGCGAGGATACCTGGGAACCAGAACGAAAACATAGGTTTATCGAGTCGCTCCTTATGGGGTTGCCAATCCCGTTCCTCTTTTTTTGGGAAAGTCCGACTTCCGGCAAACTCGAAATAGTAGACGGTTCTCAGCGCCTCAGAACGATTCAGCAATTCATCCTTGGCGGGATGGTCTTGGGAGAGTTGGAAAATCTCTCCTCTCTTGAGGGAATGTCTTTTAATGATCTCCCCGAGTCTCGTCAAAGGAAGATCAAAAATCGTTCGATTCGCGGGATTGTCCTCAATGAGCATGCCGATGAACAGGCTAGATTTGATCTCTTCGACCGAATCAATACCGGCAGCAAGATTGCCAACAAAGCGGAGGTCCGCCGTGGGGCTCTTGTAGGGCCGTTCCTTAACTTGGTCATAGAACTTGCTCAAGATGACCAGTTTGCAGCGCTCGCCCCAGTGCCCGATAAGCAGGCGAAATTGCGGGAGCGGGAAGAACTGGTGACGCGATTCTTTGCCTATGGAGATGGGCTGGATGGATATGAGGATAGAGTGTCTCCTTTCCTCTTTGCCTATGCTAAGAAGATGAACGCATACCTAACAGAGAATCCAACTGCAACCGATGAGTATAAAAAGCGGTTTGGGCAAACGATGAAGTTCGTTTCAGAGATTTTCCCGTATGGGTTCCGCAGAACGCGAGATGGAGTCGCTACGCCTCGCGCACGATTTGAAGCAATTGCGATAGGTACATTCCTGGCGTTGAAAGAGAATCCCGCGCTTACTGCGAATCAGATTAGCGTCGCCCAGTGGCTAGATAGCGATGAATTCAGAGAAGTCACGGGCTCCGATGGGGCAAATGCAATTGCCCGACTGGAACGCAGGATCGGATTCGTTCGTGATCGCCTGCTTGGGATCGTGAAATAG
- a CDS encoding very short patch repair endonuclease: MADHVSTAVRSRIMGAVPTKNTGPEKAIRAILTQSGYRYRLHRKDLPGTPDIVFPGRRKVIFVNGCFWHGHLGCSKAALPQTRTDYWLPKIAKNQENDKRNQEVLEGMGWQVLTVWQCELRSPFELQSKLASFLGAKDCNSVSGTPTASCLP, translated from the coding sequence ATGGCCGATCATGTCTCAACCGCTGTTCGCAGTCGCATCATGGGTGCGGTGCCTACTAAGAACACCGGACCGGAAAAAGCGATCAGAGCAATACTGACCCAATCAGGATATAGATATAGGCTGCACCGCAAAGATTTACCAGGAACTCCAGACATTGTGTTTCCCGGAAGACGGAAAGTCATTTTCGTCAACGGTTGCTTTTGGCATGGGCATTTAGGGTGCTCTAAGGCAGCCCTTCCGCAAACGCGAACCGACTATTGGCTGCCAAAAATTGCAAAAAACCAGGAAAACGACAAAAGAAATCAAGAAGTTCTCGAGGGCATGGGTTGGCAAGTTTTGACCGTTTGGCAGTGCGAGCTTCGCAGCCCATTCGAATTGCAGAGCAAACTTGCATCTTTTCTTGGTGCAAAGGACTGTAACTCTGTGAGCGGTACGCCAACTGCATCTTGTTTGCCTTGA
- a CDS encoding DNA cytosine methyltransferase codes for MIECVDLFCGVGGLTHGLAKGGVRVIAGIDLDPECRFPYETNNSAKFLELDVHSVSGEYVCSLWTKGNRTLLAGCAPCQPFSTYGRQKGKHPGSKKRWDLVSDFARLAREAKPDLVTMENVPQLVHHEVFDQLISSLIEYHVSWQIIDCAQYGVPQTRKRLVLLASRLGPIELVSPESFKGKKKATVRQAISSLPRLNAGDFDPTDSLHSACKLSELNLRRIKASTPGGTWRDWDESLLAKCHKRESGATYPSVYGRMEWDKPAPTITTQCFGYGNGRFGHPKQNRAITLREAALLQTFPRTYKFIKKGEKVRYNVLGRLIGNAVPVKIGEIVAESLHRHVQQIEHGKCQKTMTT; via the coding sequence ATGATCGAGTGCGTTGATCTTTTCTGTGGTGTAGGAGGACTCACTCACGGTCTCGCAAAAGGGGGCGTTCGGGTTATAGCTGGTATTGACTTGGACCCGGAATGCCGTTTTCCATACGAAACGAATAATAGCGCCAAGTTTCTCGAACTGGACGTTCATTCGGTATCGGGCGAGTACGTGTGCTCCCTATGGACCAAAGGCAATCGTACTTTACTTGCGGGTTGCGCTCCATGCCAGCCCTTTTCCACATATGGGCGGCAGAAGGGCAAACATCCGGGAAGCAAAAAACGCTGGGACCTCGTATCGGATTTCGCTCGCTTGGCTCGTGAAGCGAAGCCAGATTTAGTAACGATGGAGAATGTGCCGCAATTAGTTCATCACGAGGTATTCGATCAACTGATTAGCAGCTTGATCGAGTATCACGTGTCTTGGCAGATCATCGATTGTGCCCAATACGGCGTGCCGCAGACACGTAAGCGGCTTGTACTGTTAGCCTCCCGCCTTGGTCCGATTGAGTTAGTATCTCCAGAAAGCTTTAAAGGCAAGAAAAAAGCCACTGTCAGGCAAGCGATTTCTTCTCTGCCGCGATTGAACGCTGGAGATTTCGATCCAACTGATTCCTTGCATTCAGCATGCAAACTCAGCGAGCTAAACCTTCGAAGGATCAAGGCGTCTACTCCAGGCGGAACTTGGCGCGACTGGGATGAGAGTCTTTTGGCGAAGTGCCATAAAAGAGAGTCTGGGGCAACCTATCCGTCGGTCTATGGGCGTATGGAGTGGGATAAGCCGGCTCCTACCATTACGACTCAATGCTTCGGCTACGGGAACGGGCGATTTGGACACCCGAAGCAAAACCGAGCGATCACGCTACGAGAAGCGGCTCTTTTACAGACTTTCCCGCGAACATATAAGTTCATAAAAAAAGGGGAGAAAGTACGTTACAACGTTCTGGGTAGGCTCATTGGCAACGCTGTACCTGTCAAAATCGGTGAGATTGTTGCGGAGAGCCTGCATCGGCATGTTCAGCAGATCGAGCACGGCAAGTGTCAGAAAACTATGACCACCTAA
- a CDS encoding MAE_28990/MAE_18760 family HEPN-like nuclease, with amino-acid sequence MDPLTQSFEERLQEIEVYLDLLEHLEQQVAIGPPKIGESSITTQQQKILYSSVYLQLYNLVEATITWCIDAVCSAATENGRWKPSDLAALVRREWIRSTARTHLELTAEHRLNSAVEVCEQLINALPLLRFSIERRSNIDDLVIQQIAERLGLQIQLSQEALRSVKQPVRDDKGPLALVKDLRNRLGHGSLSFSECGEGVTVIDLRDLKARTALYLREIIAGFRAYIEGYEYLDPARRP; translated from the coding sequence ATGGACCCACTCACACAGTCTTTTGAAGAGCGTCTCCAAGAGATCGAGGTCTACTTGGACTTGCTGGAGCATCTGGAGCAACAAGTCGCCATAGGTCCGCCGAAAATTGGTGAATCTTCTATCACGACTCAGCAGCAAAAAATTCTCTACTCGTCCGTTTATCTTCAGCTTTACAACCTCGTTGAAGCCACCATCACATGGTGTATCGATGCGGTTTGCAGCGCGGCCACCGAAAATGGCCGCTGGAAACCGAGCGATTTAGCAGCACTCGTTCGCAGGGAGTGGATTCGGTCGACGGCTCGTACTCATCTCGAACTCACTGCGGAGCATCGTTTGAACAGTGCCGTTGAGGTTTGCGAGCAACTCATCAATGCGCTGCCTCTCTTGAGATTCAGCATAGAACGACGTAGCAACATTGATGATCTCGTGATTCAACAGATCGCCGAGCGTCTCGGGCTTCAAATACAACTCAGCCAAGAAGCTCTCCGTAGCGTGAAACAGCCAGTCCGCGATGACAAAGGCCCACTGGCCTTGGTCAAGGACCTCCGCAATCGGCTAGGGCACGGCAGTCTTTCTTTTTCGGAATGCGGCGAGGGCGTAACTGTCATAGACTTACGCGACCTTAAAGCACGAACTGCTCTTTATTTGCGCGAAATTATCGCCGGCTTTCGCGCCTACATAGAGGGTTACGAATATCTCGATCCTGCGAGGCGTCCATGA
- the rpsU gene encoding 30S ribosomal protein S21, whose translation MAEVRVQEGEPLENALRRFKRKVQQEDIIKEVKRHSFYLKPGEKRRVKEALARKRNRKKARKEQD comes from the coding sequence GTGGCAGAGGTTCGTGTACAGGAAGGCGAGCCGCTTGAAAATGCACTGCGCCGGTTTAAGCGCAAGGTGCAGCAGGAAGACATCATCAAGGAAGTCAAGCGTCACTCCTTCTACCTGAAGCCGGGCGAAAAGCGTCGCGTGAAGGAAGCGCTGGCGCGTAAGCGTAATCGTAAGAAGGCTCGTAAGGAGCAGGACTAA
- a CDS encoding HAD family hydrolase produces MTGTEMAAPPFSSCLFAFNNLMTRSKAAGFPENRDSTLPIPGDLPLMHQPLALPAGPFAAFLFDCDGTIVDSMPLHYVAWKRALGEWQCEFPEQTFYAWGGYPVVKIISLLNEQQGLSMPVEEVAHRKEQLYYEMLPQLQGVPEVLEQIHAQHGKIPFAVVSGSTRESVVASLEALGLLDKFEVLVCAGEYTHGKPHPEPFLLAADRLGVEPTACLVFEDTEMGIQAATAAGMKSVKVLQPWERPR; encoded by the coding sequence GTGACCGGTACAGAAATGGCAGCGCCGCCCTTTTCTTCTTGCCTTTTTGCCTTCAACAACTTGATGACGCGTTCTAAAGCCGCCGGCTTCCCTGAAAATAGAGACAGCACCTTGCCTATCCCAGGAGATTTACCGCTCATGCACCAGCCTCTCGCCCTGCCCGCCGGTCCCTTCGCCGCTTTTCTTTTTGACTGCGACGGCACGATTGTGGATTCCATGCCGCTCCACTACGTCGCCTGGAAAAGAGCCCTTGGGGAGTGGCAATGCGAGTTTCCCGAACAGACCTTTTATGCCTGGGGCGGCTACCCGGTGGTCAAAATCATCTCCCTGCTCAACGAACAGCAGGGCCTCTCGATGCCCGTGGAGGAAGTCGCGCATCGCAAGGAACAGCTTTATTACGAGATGCTTCCGCAGCTTCAGGGCGTGCCGGAAGTGCTCGAGCAGATCCATGCCCAGCACGGGAAAATCCCTTTCGCCGTGGTCTCCGGCTCCACGCGCGAAAGCGTCGTGGCCTCGCTCGAAGCACTGGGATTGCTCGATAAGTTCGAAGTGCTGGTATGCGCGGGCGAATACACCCATGGAAAGCCCCACCCGGAACCGTTCCTTCTCGCTGCCGATCGTCTCGGCGTAGAGCCAACCGCCTGCCTGGTCTTCGAAGACACAGAAATGGGTATCCAAGCCGCCACGGCCGCCGGAATGAAATCCGTCAAGGTGCTCCAACCCTGGGAGCGCCCGCGTTAA
- a CDS encoding sterol desaturase family protein → MPFPISSIPASLSSVDRIPDVIQPLLGSLGHTLHSQLAAIWLFFAMCGVLELCLSILICRPIERRWPLTSWPERNPIAADVTYAFFVRIVLFPLVAFFEYSWLRNGLDRFLLRHALAPPSLATLIPFLAGLPPVLFFLHFAILDLADYWKHRLSHRFGWWYGIHSLHHAEEQMTFWSDERSHVLEDTITYLWLIAVGLAIGVPAFQFPFLILSLRFIGSLAHSNTRISYGWLGDRILISPRFHRTHHARNAAGRRSRNFGTALSWWDMLFGTARFADSTVETGDAGAEAAMVNGSWGQQQAAGFRRMVRRGKGARAARVAS, encoded by the coding sequence ATGCCGTTTCCGATCAGCTCCATCCCGGCAAGCCTTAGCAGTGTCGACCGCATCCCTGATGTCATCCAGCCCCTCCTCGGATCGCTTGGACATACCCTGCACAGCCAGCTCGCAGCCATATGGCTTTTCTTTGCGATGTGCGGAGTGCTCGAGCTATGCCTCAGCATTCTCATCTGCAGGCCGATCGAGCGACGATGGCCGCTCACATCCTGGCCCGAACGAAACCCTATTGCAGCCGATGTCACCTATGCCTTCTTTGTCCGCATCGTTCTGTTTCCGCTGGTCGCCTTCTTTGAATACAGCTGGCTCCGGAACGGGCTCGACCGTTTTCTGCTTCGCCACGCGCTCGCGCCACCCTCGCTCGCCACGCTGATCCCGTTCCTTGCAGGCCTGCCGCCAGTCCTCTTCTTCCTCCACTTCGCCATTCTCGATCTCGCGGACTACTGGAAACATCGCCTGTCGCATCGCTTCGGATGGTGGTACGGCATTCATTCGCTTCATCATGCCGAAGAGCAGATGACCTTCTGGTCCGATGAGCGCTCTCATGTGCTCGAAGACACGATCACCTACCTCTGGCTGATTGCCGTGGGACTTGCGATCGGAGTTCCAGCCTTCCAGTTCCCGTTCCTGATTCTCAGCCTCCGTTTCATCGGCAGCCTGGCTCACTCCAACACGCGCATCAGCTATGGCTGGCTGGGCGACCGCATCCTGATTTCTCCGCGCTTTCATCGCACCCACCATGCGCGGAATGCGGCCGGCCGGCGCAGCCGCAACTTCGGCACTGCACTTTCCTGGTGGGACATGCTCTTCGGAACCGCAAGATTCGCCGACAGCACCGTCGAAACCGGCGATGCAGGAGCGGAAGCAGCCATGGTCAACGGCTCCTGGGGACAGCAACAGGCCGCAGGCTTTCGGCGCATGGTGCGCCGCGGCAAGGGTGCACGGGCAGCGAGGGTGGCATCATGA
- a CDS encoding outer membrane protein, whose translation MKSIYKFLIAWALGTITASSAFAQAAPAAYGGGDANGAHVFGELSFGFPNYDAEYLRGVTAGGYFQRSRWIGLEVRGSMLRWGPSTMHQSSILTGPRVQYPFHRFIPYLAFEPGVTHTVLPYTGYPGSALVGSNNFAWQIIGGVDYRLTHRLWVRAGEASYGHINVIQNGLSPKSFSAGLNYRIF comes from the coding sequence ATGAAATCCATTTACAAATTTTTGATCGCCTGGGCCCTGGGAACGATCACGGCTTCGTCGGCCTTTGCCCAGGCCGCCCCAGCCGCATATGGAGGCGGAGACGCGAATGGAGCACACGTATTCGGCGAGCTCAGCTTCGGCTTCCCGAACTATGACGCCGAGTATCTCAGAGGCGTAACTGCCGGCGGATACTTTCAACGCTCACGCTGGATCGGACTGGAAGTACGCGGATCCATGCTGCGCTGGGGACCTTCAACCATGCACCAGTCTTCCATCCTGACAGGTCCTCGCGTTCAGTACCCCTTCCATCGCTTCATCCCCTACCTAGCGTTTGAACCAGGGGTCACCCACACTGTTCTGCCCTACACCGGATACCCCGGAAGCGCACTTGTAGGATCCAACAACTTTGCCTGGCAGATCATCGGTGGCGTCGATTATCGGCTTACCCACCGCTTATGGGTGCGCGCGGGCGAAGCCAGCTACGGCCATATCAACGTGATACAAAATGGCTTAAGCCCCAAGAGCTTCAGCGCGGGCCTGAACTATCGCATCTTCTGA
- the tnpA gene encoding IS66 family insertion sequence element accessory protein TnpA gives MEAEAKWSGLLKEQEQSGQSVASFCRERGVRASQLYAWKKRLCERTGSGFVEVRSGAEQGGVGWRRNGAIEVRLHGGRGLLVEPGFDPDHLQALLTVLERSL, from the coding sequence GTGGAAGCGGAAGCGAAGTGGTCAGGATTGCTCAAAGAGCAAGAACAGAGCGGGCAGAGCGTAGCCAGCTTTTGCCGGGAGCGCGGTGTGCGAGCATCGCAGCTTTATGCCTGGAAGAAGCGCCTTTGTGAGCGCACCGGATCAGGCTTTGTGGAAGTCCGGAGTGGCGCCGAACAAGGAGGCGTTGGTTGGCGTAGAAACGGAGCGATTGAAGTTCGCCTTCATGGGGGCCGCGGACTTCTGGTTGAGCCTGGATTTGATCCCGATCATCTGCAGGCGCTGTTAACGGTGCTGGAGCGATCGTTGTGA